The Arthrobacter sp. PM3 genome contains the following window.
GTTCCCTGCATGACCTGATCGGGCTGAACGTTCCCACGGTGTCCGTCCTGCTCGGCCAGGGCGCCGGCGGTGGTGCCCTGGCGTTGCTTCCCGCGGACCGGACCATCGCGGCCCAGCATGCCTGGCTGTCTCCCCTGCCGCCGGAGGGCGCCAGCGCAATCGTCCACCGGAGCACCGACTTCGCACCGGCGATGTCCGCGGCCCAGGGCGTCAACGTCGCATCCCTGTACGCGGCAGGGCTCGTGGAGCACCTCGTGGACGAACGGCCCGACGCCGCACACGAGGCGCAAGCGTTTTGCCGGCGCCTCGGCCTCGCGATCGAATACGAGCTCGCCGCCCTCGCCGGGGCCGGGACCGCCGGGCTGCTCACCGGACGGCTCGGGAAATACGCCCGGCTGGGCAACTACCTTGCACCCGGGCACAACGTACCCCGGGACCCTGTCCAGGCCGGCGGGGCCGGCCGGGGGCAGAGCTGACAGGGACGGCTTACGGGGCCGCGGCTACAGCAGGCTCGCGAAGTCCGCTTTGCTGAGCGCGGCGTAGCGGCCGTAGGCGGCGACCACGGCGGCCTCGATGGCAGCGACGTCGAGTCCCGGCACGAGGTCATCGGCCGCCCCCGCCGTCGCCGGGTCCCACTCCAGGCCGAGCGCGGCGTAGCTGGCCTCCAGGACAGCGCGGATCGGGGCGGAATTCTCCACCACGATCACTGAACTGAAGAGCCAGCCGCCGGCGACCACCCGCTGGGCCGTGCCTACCAGTTTAATCCGGCGCTCCGGGACCTGCGGGTCGGTGCCGTGCACGCTGAATTCGCCGGGGCAGTATTCCCCCGGGATCTCGCCGACGCCGGCATCCACGCCCGCGTCGCGCAGCGCCCGGGCGAGCAGTTCGCCAAA
Protein-coding sequences here:
- a CDS encoding lipoyl protein ligase domain-containing protein, which codes for MPQAPAGPRTLTLVRQEESLGAAADLDFALGLLQKVKAGALGPTLRLYRPVPTVAFGQRDTHLPGFEAAAAACREQGFEPLVRKAGGRAAAYHQGTLVIDHLEPDADAIAGAKGRFALFGELLARALRDAGVDAGVGEIPGEYCPGEFSVHGTDPQVPERRIKLVGTAQRVVAGGWLFSSVIVVENSAPIRAVLEASYAALGLEWDPATAGAADDLVPGLDVAAIEAAVVAAYGRYAALSKADFASLL